GGCCTTTTATATCTGAGTCTAATTTACTTTAGTTATactcattaaaaatgtgttttcacatGAAAGGGATTTCAGTAACGGATACTTTGGAAACAGCAACATCACAGAAATGTTTGCTATATAGCCAGTGTCAagtatttttccactgaaaaagagcatttttttgaGAGGAAATTCCCAGGTTCTATGAATTTATgattgctgttttgttttttttaatcacttagGCGTAACATTGCAGGCTTAAATATCATACTGATTACTTGCTGCTACCAGCTGTATGTTTTTTAAGTAACACATAATAAATAcggaatttaaaaagaaacaactcaCTCTGCATATTTTGCCATCTTCAGTGACACTACCTACCCAAAGACTActcagaggaaggcaaaaatgtGCTCTTACTCTATGAAGTATTATTCAGGGTAAAGTCTTTTTCACAAGTAGTGGTGCTGGTATGGCTGAAGGTGTGATTTCAAaccaattttctttaaatgtgtaGAAAATTGTGTGAGCGAAATGCTTCATGAGCAGTACTTTGGTTTTAACAGGCTCATACCATTACATTTTATTACGCATTAGGAACGTGCTTGAactaaacaaaccaaaaaaaaaaagcaacaagaacagCACATTTAAACTCAGTAAGCTTAATCAAACAGGTTCAAGACTATGTATCTGTCAAAcctgaataaaaatatctgcCCAGTGTCACATGAACACACACTGAAGGATCAGGTTTAtggttttattgtatttcttaaGTCTTCGGTTTGCTCCTGTTTAAATTGTCTTGAGAAGATATTGGACTGCTAATTCAAATAATAAGAGAAGAGCAATGAAAAGAATCCTGTCTTTCTTTCAGTTACCTTGCCTCcttactgaagaagaaaatgcagaggatCTGGCTTCCCCACCACAGCAATACAGAGCATCTGTAATACTGAAGCCATTTCCGAagaattaatgtaatttttcttcagagataATAAACAATGTCTCTTTGTGACAAATGCATTTCAGGCACACATaccattttcatattttaataatataaaaataaatgaaaaaaggtgATTAACCACAAACCTCTGACAggctgaattaatttttcatgaaacagCTATGAAACCatgcataaacagaaaatattctaaCTTGAAAAAACAGCTATTTCTCATAGGTAGAATGGCAAAATCTGGGCATTATGTTAATACTCTTGGGCTAAGCAGAACCAATATCTGTAAGAAGCTCCAACGTTTCAATAGGCTCAAGGTGAAGTAATGTGCcagtcagagagagaaaaatcaaaaactGCCTCAAATTGCATTCCCTACTTTTAAAACAGGTATCAGCTGCCGCCCCGCTTACATCAGCTGAAATACAATTGTCTTTGCCAGTAATTTCAAGAAGTACAGCAGAGACTCTCATTAATGATTCTGAAGTGTACTAATTTGGGGAAGCATTATGACACGTCAGACAAGATAGCCAGCACCCAAGCATCTGTGAAATATGCATTTCTTAtaactaaaataatatttggctttataattaaaattctaggagagagagagagagagaaagttattatgaaaatatatagCTTTAATTTGCAGACATATAAACACTTTTGGTACATTACAGACATATGATGCCAGAAATCAAATAATCAGTTTTAAGCATAACACTAATTTATCTTGTTCACACAGAGAAATTTGATGTAATCATCATACAAAAGATAGTTCTCAGCTCTTAAAATGAAGTGAAAGTGATACATCACCGATAAACCTGCTGCTTTGTTGCAGAGgatacagcaaaaaataaattatcaagAAAATATGCCACCAGTCTTACAAGTTAGATTTTGGATCTAATCCAAAATCAAAGTCAATGAAAAGGAGCCAGGAATGGTCACCAAAAGTCAGAAACAAGATCTTTCACATGAAATACCAATCCAGAAAGGAGCAATAGTCAGAATAAACTAAGCCCTATAATTCCTTAGAATATGAAGcgatttttgttttcatctggtAGATCAGATTCAGAAGTATCACATGAAAAAATCTATTACACAACCAAACTGATAGAGTACTACTGACAGATTGCTCAAAGTACAAAAAATATCACCACTTCTGTGACAACTAAAGATTTAGCCATTCCCTTGCTTCCTTGCATCTGGCATGTTTACGAGGATGAGCATGGGGTTCTGTCACTATTTGCTGtaggaaatattaaatataatttttccataaaaatgaCCAGCAGATTGCTGGAGCAAATGATAATGTGGGTGAAATCTGGAGCAAATGAAAAGATGATATATCACAGCGGTTCAGATTCTCATTACAATATCTTGCATTCTTGCTCAACAGGAATTGCACTTCTTGTTAATGCCTTTTCTATCCTACCCTATAAGCTTTACTTGTGAGGTaataaacattcttttttttttattactagtgcattttaatgtctttattcCTTTAATTATACATACATCgggacagactttttttttttgtggttaaGTGTCTGTATGtcaatgtgtattttatattaaaaccaatatatttaaaatatactctCTGTTTATCTCATGGACAGTACCTCGAACAGTTCCCTGCTCAGGAGCATCTGATGCCCTCTTGTGgttaaaaagacttttaaaacttGAGTTTAAAGAATTCTCTTACCTTGCCCTTTTTTACGATCACTGATCTTATTGATTTATGAAAGCTGCAAATGATATCCACGTTTTTATAGACAGGGTGCTAGCTGTTAGTTACTAAGGTTTCATAAAAAAGCTGTACActgaatttgaatttaaaaaactgtaaaCAGCTATTTACAATTATAATATTATTAAGTTATAAATTAGCAGTCCTTCATTGCAACCTCTGTCAATACAACCCACGGCTAGGTGTTTCAGAGTTGTCCAAGGTTTTTCAGATGTTGGATTTATCCACAAAGGAACATCAAATGTTAGAAATCTCCATTGGTTTCTTCTCCAACATGTGCAGGTTAATTCTTCCATTTAATGGGATTTGTACTTCCAAGTTTTCATCTGCTCTGTgatgctttttcccttttcttagaCAGATGTAAATGCCCATCCCTGTTACTAAAGCGATTGAACCCAAGCTTATTATTGACAGAGCTACCAAGGTAGGCATGCAGGATGCTGACTCCATTTTTTTATGTGTAGGCTCTATGGATATTTGCGGCTGCTTTTCTTCTATACTGATATCAGGCTCCTTTCTTAACAAACTTTCAATGTAGCTCTCATTGCTAACAGTGTCATTAACGAAAAGGTTCACCATGACAGTGGAATGGAGAGGTTCTGGATAGCCGTGATCACTAACTTTTACAAGCAGCCGATAAAGGCCATAGTCATTTTGCATCAGTGACTCTTCTAAGGTGATATTACCAGTTTTAGGGTCAATCCTAAATGACTCCGGTCGAGGGCCTCTTCTTCCTATGATGCTGTACGCTATGACTGCATTCATGCCAGTGTCCTTATCGACAGCATAAACCTCAGTGATGGGAGAGCCAGGAAGGGTAGAAGGAAGGACCAACAAATAAGACATATTAGATTGAGGAAACAAGACCAAAGGGGGGTTGTCATTTATGTCCAGAAGAAGGAtagttatttttgctgtagAAGACAGGGCAGGATCACCGCCATCAACTGCTTCAATCCACAGAACGTAAGAGCTTTGCTGTTCCCTGTCCAGGGAGACTTTAGCTCTCAAAACTCCTTTTCCAGTATCTATGACAAAAATATCACTTCCATTCAGAACTGAAAGGGCAACCCATCCATTTTGCCCTGCATCAGCATCTGTGACACTTATAACTCCAATTTCACCAAAACCTGGGAAGTTTTCTGGcacaaaaaagctgaaatccTTATTGATAAATCTTGGACTATTATCATTTTTATCCAATACAGTAATGGTGACAGTTGCTATTGATTCTCTTGGAGGGAACCCAGAATCTACTGCTTTGACAGtatatctgtatttctctttttcttctctgtccagCTGGGTGGAAACTGTAAGAACTCCTGTGGTTTTATCTAAAGCAAAATAGGAAGGGGCATCAGGACCTAAGAAATAGGACACTTGCCCTCTTTCTCCGCTGTCAGCATCAGTAGCATACAGTTTGGTCAAGAAAGCATTGGGAACATTGTTTTCCTCAATGGATAATTCTATCAGCTGTTGAGAGAAAACTGGTGAGTTGTCGTTGTCATCCAGAACCTGTACTTTGATTATTTTGTTAACACGAAATCCTTCTGAGTTCCATGCAACTACAGAGATTTCATACAGCTGCTGTGTCTCATAGTCCAAAGGCTTTGTGGTCTCTAACAGGTATTCATTGTTGTATGGCTTGTATGGTGAAAGCCGGAAAGGCCCATCACCATCCAAGTAGCAATtgactttgtatttttcatcagGGTCTTTGATGGTAAAAAATGCTATCGGTGTGTTGATAGGCTCCAGTTCCTTCAAGTACACCACCCCTTCCGCTTCATTGGCTATGAAACGAGGGACAACTTCAGGGGGCCTCATCATGACTTTGATGATGGTCACTAGCACTGTGATCACAGCAGGAATACAACCAGGACCGTTGCCCAGTATGATCAGCCTGTGGAGCCCTGGAGTGTCCCCATCAACTTTACTGGAGAGCGTGATGGCTCCTGTGCTTTCATCCAGATGAAATAAGTCTCTGGATGGCTGGGGGACCTTCTGGCTGTAGGAGTAGGTGATCTGGGCATTGGATCCAAGGTCCACGTCTACCGCGTGGACAGTGGCCACGTGTGTCCCTAGGCTGGAATTCCCATAAAGGGTGATGTTGAGCTGCGAGTCGCTGAACTGTGGGCAGTTGTCATTGATGTCGCTGATGCCAATAGTGAGGGTGGCACT
Above is a genomic segment from Gymnogyps californianus isolate 813 chromosome 1, ASM1813914v2, whole genome shotgun sequence containing:
- the PCDH20 gene encoding protocadherin-20 — encoded protein: MGPPGSRGSTTAGGSLQHLLLFLLFVGPFNCFASYSRATELFYSLNEGLPAGVLIGSLARDLRLPTASGQHPAAPQPPLSFTLASRGLGGQYVQLDNRSGELHTSAVEIDREALCVESSGATILGGAAAVSSSSSSPSSESCLLLLDVLVLPQEYFRLVKVKIAIRDVNDNAPRFPVPHIRLSVPENAPVNTRLAIEHPALDPDMGTNGVQTYRLRDNYGVFTLDVEENESGERTPYLIVMGALDRETREEYVTVIVAEDGGTPPLVGSATLTIGISDINDNCPQFSDSQLNITLYGNSSLGTHVATVHAVDVDLGSNAQITYSYSQKVPQPSRDLFHLDESTGAITLSSKVDGDTPGLHRLIILGNGPGCIPAVITVLVTIIKVMMRPPEVVPRFIANEAEGVVYLKELEPINTPIAFFTIKDPDEKYKVNCYLDGDGPFRLSPYKPYNNEYLLETTKPLDYETQQLYEISVVAWNSEGFRVNKIIKVQVLDDNDNSPVFSQQLIELSIEENNVPNAFLTKLYATDADSGERGQVSYFLGPDAPSYFALDKTTGVLTVSTQLDREEKEKYRYTVKAVDSGFPPRESIATVTITVLDKNDNSPRFINKDFSFFVPENFPGFGEIGVISVTDADAGQNGWVALSVLNGSDIFVIDTGKGVLRAKVSLDREQQSSYVLWIEAVDGGDPALSSTAKITILLLDINDNPPLVLFPQSNMSYLLVLPSTLPGSPITEVYAVDKDTGMNAVIAYSIIGRRGPRPESFRIDPKTGNITLEESLMQNDYGLYRLLVKVSDHGYPEPLHSTVMVNLFVNDTVSNESYIESLLRKEPDISIEEKQPQISIEPTHKKMESASCMPTLVALSIISLGSIALVTGMGIYICLRKGKKHHRADENLEVQIPLNGRINLHMLEKKPMEISNI